One Phycisphaerae bacterium RAS2 DNA window includes the following coding sequences:
- the drrA_3 gene encoding Daunorubicin/doxorubicin resistance ATP-binding protein DrrA gives MAGDIKEPLARITRLSVLTVSQLVKSYGSNRAVDGLSFEIAAGEIFGLLGPNGAGKSTTINIIAGLLRPDGGTVLLGGGSTQDQVELGGTAYKRRIGYVPQEISLADRMTGRENLWFVGRLYDLHGAALARRIDELLDAVGLTDRGNDLVGTWSGGMKRRLNIAAALLHDPGLVLLDEPTAGVDPQARAYIFEIVERLAASGRAVLYTTHYMEEAQRLCHRTAIIDHGKLLAQGTLAELTRSSRIQRDLVLCAPGLTEPRIGELARRLGDVAWTLESDTAHIVIRDAGQTIALAARCANELDIHPTSISLREPNLETVFLELTGRALRE, from the coding sequence GTGGCCGGAGATATCAAGGAGCCGCTCGCGCGGATTACCCGGTTGAGCGTTCTCACCGTATCGCAGCTTGTCAAATCGTACGGATCGAACCGCGCGGTCGATGGGTTGTCGTTTGAGATCGCCGCCGGGGAAATCTTCGGCCTGCTCGGTCCCAACGGCGCCGGGAAATCGACAACCATCAACATCATCGCCGGCCTGCTCCGGCCCGACGGCGGGACCGTGTTGCTCGGCGGCGGGTCGACGCAGGACCAGGTTGAACTCGGCGGCACGGCTTACAAACGCCGCATCGGCTACGTGCCGCAGGAGATCAGCCTCGCCGACCGCATGACCGGCCGCGAGAATCTCTGGTTTGTCGGCCGGTTGTACGACCTGCACGGCGCGGCGCTGGCCCGCCGGATTGATGAATTGCTGGACGCGGTCGGCCTGACGGATCGCGGCAATGATCTGGTGGGGACGTGGTCGGGCGGGATGAAACGGCGGCTGAACATCGCGGCCGCCCTGTTGCACGATCCGGGGCTGGTGCTGCTCGACGAGCCGACGGCCGGCGTCGATCCGCAGGCGCGGGCGTATATCTTTGAGATCGTGGAGCGTCTGGCGGCGTCGGGCCGGGCGGTGCTGTACACGACGCATTACATGGAAGAGGCGCAGCGCCTGTGTCATCGCACGGCGATCATCGACCACGGGAAGCTGCTCGCGCAGGGGACGCTGGCCGAGTTGACGCGCAGCAGTCGGATTCAGCGCGACCTGGTGCTTTGCGCGCCGGGTCTGACCGAACCGCGGATCGGCGAACTGGCCCGGCGGCTTGGCGACGTGGCCTGGACCCTGGAGTCGGACACGGCGCACATTGTGATTCGCGACGCGGGCCAGACGATCGCGCTGGCGGCGCGGTGTGCGAATGAATTGGACATTCACCCGACATCGATCAGCCTTCGAGAGCCGAACCTCGAGACGGTGTTCCTGGAGCTTACCGGTCGCGCGCTGCGCGAGTAA
- the wbpA gene encoding UDP-N-acetyl-D-glucosamine 6-dehydrogenase, with protein sequence MNSKDLEKRIDSRRALVGVMGMGYVGLPLVRTFGSAGYKCLGFDIDGSKVKQLNAGRSYIKHIPSSTISSLIRAGRFRATADFRELSKPDAIIICVPTPLSKSRDPDMSYIESTSRAIAAQLRKGQLVVLESTTYPGTTRELVKPILEKGSGLKAGRDFFLAFSPEREDPGRKDYSTETIPKVVGGYDPTSKRLAVKLYAGAISQVVPVSSCEVAEAAKIVENVYRCVNIAMVNELKMLFDRMGIDVWDVINAAKTKPFGYSAFYPGPGLGGHCIPIDPFYLTWKARQYGEPTRFIELAGEINTHMPRYVINRLSDALNDRGKPLRGSRILVLGLAYKKDVDDLRESPSIELIEHLRHAGAKVDYNDPHIPRTHRGREHDLRMKSVSLTPANLKRYDAVLISTDHSAYDYDAIVRHSKLVIDSRNATAKVRKGREKIVKA encoded by the coding sequence TTGAACAGCAAGGACCTCGAGAAGCGAATCGACTCGCGCCGCGCGCTGGTCGGTGTCATGGGCATGGGGTACGTCGGTCTGCCGCTGGTGCGGACGTTCGGGTCGGCCGGGTACAAGTGCCTGGGGTTTGATATCGACGGGTCGAAGGTGAAGCAGCTCAATGCAGGCAGGAGCTACATCAAGCATATCCCGTCCTCGACGATCAGTTCGCTGATTCGCGCCGGTCGGTTTCGCGCGACGGCGGACTTTCGCGAGTTGAGCAAGCCCGATGCGATCATCATCTGCGTGCCGACGCCGCTGTCGAAGAGCCGCGATCCGGACATGAGTTACATCGAATCGACGTCGCGGGCGATTGCGGCGCAGCTTCGCAAGGGGCAACTCGTCGTGCTGGAATCGACGACCTATCCCGGCACGACGCGCGAACTGGTGAAGCCGATTCTGGAGAAGGGCAGCGGTCTCAAGGCGGGGCGGGATTTCTTTCTCGCGTTCAGCCCCGAGCGTGAAGACCCCGGTCGCAAGGACTACAGCACCGAGACGATTCCGAAGGTGGTCGGCGGTTACGACCCGACGAGCAAGCGGCTGGCGGTGAAGCTGTACGCCGGGGCGATTTCGCAGGTCGTGCCGGTATCGAGTTGCGAAGTGGCCGAGGCGGCGAAGATCGTGGAGAACGTCTATCGCTGCGTGAACATCGCGATGGTCAACGAGTTGAAAATGCTCTTTGATCGGATGGGCATCGACGTGTGGGATGTGATCAACGCGGCGAAGACCAAGCCGTTCGGGTACTCGGCGTTTTATCCCGGGCCGGGCCTGGGCGGGCACTGCATCCCGATCGATCCGTTTTACCTGACGTGGAAGGCGCGGCAGTACGGCGAGCCGACGCGATTCATCGAGCTGGCGGGCGAAATCAACACGCACATGCCGCGCTATGTTATTAACCGTCTGTCCGATGCGTTGAATGACCGCGGCAAGCCGCTGCGCGGTTCGCGGATTCTTGTGCTGGGGCTGGCGTACAAGAAGGACGTCGATGATTTGCGCGAAAGCCCGAGCATCGAGTTGATCGAACACCTGCGACATGCGGGGGCGAAGGTCGATTACAACGATCCGCACATTCCGCGCACGCATCGCGGTCGCGAACACGATCTGCGCATGAAGTCGGTATCGCTGACGCCGGCGAATCTGAAGCGCTACGACGCGGTGCTGATCTCCACCGATCACTCGGCGTACGACTACGACGCGATCGTGCGGCATTCAAAACTGGTGATCGACAGCCGCAACGCGACGGCAAAGGTGCGCAAGGGCCGCGAGAAGATCGTGAAAGCGTAG